One genomic window of Candidatus Woesearchaeota archaeon includes the following:
- a CDS encoding zinc finger domain-containing protein yields the protein MENVKKCMATNARITNDKGSVTFKCPQCQDYEIVRSRHAREIVSKYTCPKCGFVGPN from the coding sequence ATGGAAAATGTTAAGAAATGTATGGCTACAAACGCAAGGATAACTAATGATAAAGGTTCAGTTACGTTCAAATGTCCTCAGTGTCAAGATTATGAAATAGTCAGATCTAGGCATGCTAGAGAGATAGTTTCAAAGTATACTTGTCCTAAGTGCGGTTTTGTTGGTCCTAATTAA
- a CDS encoding elongation factor 1-beta, whose product MAKAIATVKVMPSSPEIDLDALENKIKEVIVGFVGECETKTTVTPVAFGLKQIEVIFVMDENLGSPDPVAEKLEEFEEVNSAEIVDVRRAVG is encoded by the coding sequence ATGGCTAAAGCAATTGCAACAGTTAAAGTTATGCCTAGTAGTCCAGAAATTGATTTGGATGCTTTGGAAAATAAAATTAAAGAAGTAATAGTTGGATTTGTAGGTGAGTGTGAGACTAAAACCACTGTTACTCCTGTAGCTTTTGGTTTGAAACAAATAGAAGTTATTTTTGTTATGGATGAAAATCTTGGAAGTCCTGATCCTGTTGCTGAAAAACTTGAAGAATTTGAAGAAGTTAATTCTGCAGAAATCGTGGATGTAAGAAGAGCTGTAGGATAA